From the genome of Cyprinus carpio isolate SPL01 chromosome B24, ASM1834038v1, whole genome shotgun sequence:
GGAACTCCATGTCGCTCCAGAGCCAGTTTCACCCAGTGTGTACGGGTGGATTCCCGGCCTAGAGCGAATGCAGACACCAGCGGCGCACTGGAGTCTACAGCATAGTTCACGCCATAGATCAGACACAGCACTGAGACACAGTCCAACTCTACCCGCCACAGGGTCATGAAACCCACCAGCCCGAACTCAACAGAGGCTACTGTCACAGTCAACCAGGCATTCACCAGTGGGTCAGCTGCCAAGAAGGTGGAAAAGAAGAGCAGAAAGACAGCAGCGATGCAAGAGTTTTTCAGGGGTGCTCCAACAGATGAAGCATAGCGGTCCATATACACAAAGGATGGATTGAAGATGATGAACTTCACCCTGGAGGTCAGCGATAACTTCCTAAGTGTGTCCAGCAGGATAGACATCTCCTCTCGTTTGTTTTCTGTCGTCTTGGCCACTAGAAACATACGCGAGGCTACCACATCAAATTCCCCATCCGCACGTTTGGCAAAGATGATATCATCCGAGAAATGCACATATCGGGGTAGGCGCAAAAAGCCAGACCGCAAGCGCTCTGTGAAGTTGCTGCGTGACAGGCTAGTGGTGATGTTCAGCCCGTGAAGGTAGTTGAGGTAACTCTCAAACCAGGAGATGCGTTCAAAACCTTTGGTGTATTCCAGTAGGTCCTCTTGCACACTCATGTTCCAGTACTCAATGGATTCGTAGATGTAGAAGCCAATCACGGGGCTGTAGCTGCTGAAATACCGCTGCTGTGCACGGGTGTATGCTATAGTGCTTGTTTCAGTGGCAACCACATTACTAAGATCTGACCCTTCACTGACCTGAAGGTAGCCCATGAGGGCAAAGGAAACATAAACCAGGTAGAACAGAACCACGAATGGTTTGACGTAGGTGTTGGTGATCCAGTCACAGTAGTACCGCTTCATAAAGGCTACCAGCAGGTGACTCTCGTAAGCATGTAGTGGTCCTGCTTCTGTTGCCTCCTCATTGTAATGTGTATACATGAGAAAACGGTACCATGCCGGCTTCTGCTGAAGCAACTCAGGCTTTGGTACACGCCTGCAGAATAGACTGTGACGGTAGTTGTTTTCCAGGTAGCCGGCAAACACCAGGTTGGAGCCGTAGAAGGTGAGGATGTAGAGGTAGTTGAAGAGGACTGAGATACAGGCGTTTCGACAAAACAGACGCACAGCCTCAATGTTTGTGAAAGGACTGGCCCCGATGCCGAAGGTGACCACGTGCAAGGCTGTGCTAGCTGTGAAGGGCATCATACAGTCAGAGAACACAGCAGCAACCCTCTCCTTCACATGCTGGTCCTCACGGGTCCGACGCCAAGACGACAGCATCTCAAATGTGCCAAACAAGCCATGACCTGGAAGAAATGAAGAGAGAAAATGTCTTTCAGTGATTTATAAACGTGAATTGGAATGGTCTAAGCATAGCTTGGAATGATTTTGGCAGGCAGCTTTTTCAAGTGACATAAATGGCTGCTGGGAAAAGAGGAGACGTAAATAATTGGACAAAACGGTGACAAGACAGTCACTCTGCAGCTGCATCGCAACAATGGATGTGAGGGAAAAACAGatgctctctttctctggctCTGGCACTGCTTTTTTGTGACAAAGCTACAATAAATCAAAAAGTGTTTAGCATGCATTATAACATTTATACAACCAT
Proteins encoded in this window:
- the LOC109077052 gene encoding patched domain-containing protein 1-like, whose translation is MLRQVLHEGLRTSFHRLGHFVANHPVFFASAPVLISILLGASFSRYRIEENVEYLLAPKHSLAKIEGNLVDSLFPVNRSKHTLYSDLQTPGRYGRVIVTSRRGSVLDPHHVNSVLKLHNTITQIQVPMLGFNYTFAHLCLLDDSKSCIVDDILRVLEEMRSARASNRSVPPLRYPITKLKDGREAYIGHQLGGVLAGGGRDGVRSARALQLTYYLQAASPLNEVVAATWELLFCKELENFGKAHPELSLYPFTSSSLQRDFQRTSRVSERPLLFSLAVCLSLAMLCCSMRDCVRTKPWLGLLALVTVSLATLTSAGIFNLTGGKYNSTYLGIPFVMLGHGLFGTFEMLSSWRRTREDQHVKERVAAVFSDCMMPFTASTALHVVTFGIGASPFTNIEAVRLFCRNACISVLFNYLYILTFYGSNLVFAGYLENNYRHSLFCRRVPKPELLQQKPAWYRFLMYTHYNEEATEAGPLHAYESHLLVAFMKRYYCDWITNTYVKPFVVLFYLVYVSFALMGYLQVSEGSDLSNVVATETSTIAYTRAQQRYFSSYSPVIGFYIYESIEYWNMSVQEDLLEYTKGFERISWFESYLNYLHGLNITTSLSRSNFTERLRSGFLRLPRYVHFSDDIIFAKRADGEFDVVASRMFLVAKTTENKREEMSILLDTLRKLSLTSRVKFIIFNPSFVYMDRYASSVGAPLKNSCIAAVFLLFFSTFLAADPLVNAWLTVTVASVEFGLVGFMTLWRVELDCVSVLCLIYGVNYAVDSSAPLVSAFALGRESTRTHWVKLALERHGVPALQSYLCYGAALLPLAAVPSNLTRTLFRCLFLTAIITAFHCLAILPVLLTFLPPSKKKRRERKNAAENREEIECVEMVDSTRVVDQITTV